The region AACTGCCAGTACGTAAAAGGTGGTTTCCGTTGAGCCAAACATAGTGGCCGCAGTTTTAGCAGTAAGAGAGTCCGGGCCATGTTGCTCCACCAAATCTGCAAACAAGCCAAAGGAACCACTACCGGAAAGGGGACGCATCAGGGCTAAAAGCAAGTTATCGGGAGGAAAGTTGATCAAGCTTAATACTGGACTAAGCACCGTCAGCAACAGATCCAGCATGCCCGAAGCCCGAAACATGGCGATCGCCACTAGCATCGCCACAAGGAAAGGAATAATGCGTACTGCAATGGTGAACCCTTCCTGGGCACCATCGACAAAAACTTCGTAAACTTTAACTTTTTTGACTACTAGGCCATAAAAGGGAATGCCACAGAGCAAAAAGGGAATAACATATTTTGCTCCGGTGTTAAAAATATCGGCGACGGATTCCAGCATTGTTTTTTAATTGACCCAACAAACTAATTAAATTCTTCTTCTGGTTCTACGTTAGTAGGCAAAGCAAAAATTTTGAGCCGAGCTAAAAGTTTAGCCGCAATAATGGCGGTAACAGTGGAACAGGTCGTAGCTAAAATGGTGGAAAAAAAAATGTCATTGGCCGCGGTGCCCATTAAGCCCACCACCGTAGCCGGCAAAATTAATTGCACACTGGAAGTATTAATGGCCAAAAACATACACATGGCATCGGTGGCCGTATCTTTACGGGGGTTAATTTCTTCTAGCTCCTGCATCACTTTCAAGCCCAAAGGAGTGGCCGCATTGCCCAGTCCCAAAATATTGGCGGACATATTCAGCACAATGGAGCCGATCGCCGGATGATCCGGGGGCACATCGGGAAATAACTTGAGGGTAATGGGTCTGACCAACTTGGCAATTAGTTCCACTAAACCGGCCGCTTCGGCAATTTTCATCATGCCCAACCACAGGGCCATAATGCCAATTAGGCCAAGGGAAAGTTCCACCGCTGTCCCGGCACTATCAATGGCAGCCTCGGTCACTGCGTCAATTTTGCCCGTTACTGTCCCGGCCACCACCGACAGCAAAATAATTGCAAACCAAATGTAGTTGAGCATAACCCCTGGGGTAAACTTCCCCCATCCCAGACGGGGAAAGCAAGAACCTTGTTTCAATGGGGGTTAGCCAGGAGATGGGCCAAAACACTCCCAACCTCCCTCAATTGATCGATCCGATCCTAGTCCGTATGGTAAATGCGCCTTCCATAAAGTTCTGTAATGAAACTCAAATGCCCCGATAGCCAATCGTTGAGTTGGTCGGGATGATAACGCCAACCCCAGTTACCCGCCGCAGTGCCCGGTAAGTTCATACGGCAGTCATTGCCTAAACCCAAAATATCCTGGAGAGGAAAAATAGCCAGGGTGGCCACGGAACTAGACGCCAATCGGATCATGCTCCAATGGATGCCTTCATCGCACACACAGCCGAGGTAATTAATTACCTTTTGTTGATCTTCCTCCGAGCGGGCTTCGAACCAGCCCACCGTGGTGTCGTTGTCGTGGGTGCCGGTGTAAACCACCGCATTGCAATTGCTGTAATTGAAGGGCAAGAAGGGATTACCCCGGTCGGAATCAAAGGCAAAATGGAGCACTTTCATGCCGGGGAAGTTAAATTCGTCCCGCAGGGCTTCCACTTCCGGAGTGATGACCCCCAAATCTTCGGCCACAATGGGTAAATCATTGCCGAGGGCTTTGCCCAAAGCTTGGAAAAATTCTTTGCCTGGCGCTGGATACCATTGCCCATTTTCAGCAGTGGCTTCCCCCTGGGGCACTCCCCAGTAGGACTCAAAGCCCCGGAAATGGTCAATACGGACAATGTCTAAATATTGCAGGTTGGCTTTGAAACGCTTAATCCACCAAGCAAACCCTGTGGTCTTGAGGGTTTCCCAATCGTACACCGGATTGCCCCAGAGTTGCCCTGTGGCACTGAAATAGTCCGGTGGCACCCCAGCCATCATGGCCGCTTCTCCGGTTTCGAGGTCGAGGCAAAAGTTTTCCGGATTGGCCCAAACGTCAGCGCTATCGTGGGCAACGTAGATGGGCAGATCCCCAAAAATGGCTATGTGCCTTTGGTTGGCGTAGGCTTTGACCTCTTGCCATTGGCGAAAACCAAGAAACTGCAAAAATCGATGGTATAAAACTTCTGTCTTCAGGCGATCGCCCCAGACTTTCAGGGCTTCCGGTTCCCGCCAGGCGATATCTTTATCCCATTGGTGCCAACCGGCTCCATTGTGGGCTTCTTTGATGGCCATGAAAAGTGAGTAGGCTTCTAGCCAATGGCTTTGGGCTTGGCAGAATTCTTCAAATTCCTGCTGAATGGCTGGGCCTATGTTGGTGCGGAACTGGGCAAAGGCCTGTTTTAAAACCTGGGATTTATAGGCGATCGCTTGGTCATAGTCCACTCTGGGATTGATAAATGGAGGAGCTTGGTCTAGTAAACTCGGTGGTAAAAATCCTTCTTCGGCTAGGCGATCGAGGCTAATCAACCAAGGATTAATGGCGAGGGCAGAATAGCAAAGGTAAGGGGAATTACCAAAGCCGGTGGGGCCCAGGGGCAATATTTGCCATACACTCTGGTCTGCGTCCGCCAAAAAATCGATGAACTGAAAAGCACCATCCCCCAAGTCCCCAATGCCGAAACGACTGGGCAAGGAGGTGGGATGGAGCAAAATACCGCTACAGCGTTTATCTAACATGCAAGCCTAGGAAGGAAAATCTCTCTCCAGATTTAACATATCGAACGGGCCAAGAAATGGCTTTACTAGTTTTGGGGGCGCTACTGTCAAGATCTGTTTATAAAGCCATGGGATCACAGCGAATTTCTACCTGAAAGCCATCTGGGTCGTAAAAATAAATTCCCCTACCCGTCGGTCTGGTTACCGGCCCTGACGCAATGGCCACCCCGTGGGCCTCTAACACGGCGATCGCCTGGTCGAATTGCGCTGGGGCAATGTCAAATGCCAAGTGATCAGTGCGGGTGAAGGATTGGTGAGGATCCTCTGCCGGGGGAGATAAATCTGGTGCCGCAAACAGATCAATTACGGTGCCATCGGGGGTGATGAAATTGCTGACTTTTCCTTGCTCCACCATGGTTTTGAGGGTAAGGGGCACATCTTCCCCCACTAACGGTTTTAGTCCCAAAATATGGCCGTAAAAGTAGCAGGATTTTTCCATATTTTTGACGTTCAAAGCAATGTGGTGCACACGCCGTAAACTACCGATGGGTAAACCAGAAGAAAGAGTCATGGTGGGAGAAATGGCTCAACGATCAACACTGTCCCTGTTTTAATGGTTGATGGGCGGTTATGCCAAATTTTTGCCGCCAACTTCCACTTTTCCTCTGCCTTTGTCTCAATCATTTCCCCCCGACCGATCCATCCCGCTCCAGCCGGAACAAACCATAGGGGAGTTGGGAGAACAAGCTCTGTTGGCCCAATTGCAAAAGTTTTCCCCGGCGGAGATAACTGGGGATGATGCCGCTGTGTTCGATTTACTTAACTCGGATTCCCTGGTAATCAGCACTGATATGTTGGTGGAAAATGTCCATTTCAGTGAGCAAACCACCTCTGCTTTTGACATTGGTTGGCGGGGAACGGCGGCCAATTTATCCGATTTAGCGGCCATGGGGGCCACACCAACGGGAATCACTGTGGCGTTGGCCTTACCTCCCTCCACTACGCTGGCTTGGATTTTAGCAGTTTACAAAGGTTTGACTGCCTGTTTAGAGCCTTGGCAGACCCCTATTCTTGGAGGTGATGTTTCCCGATCGCCACTTAAAACCATTAGCATTACAGTTTTGGGTCAAGTCCCCCAGGGTAAAGCCCTGTATCGTCACCAAGCCAAGGTAGGGGATTGGCTTATTGCCACGGGAGACCACGGAGCATCTCGAGCGGGCTTAGCTTGCCTACTCCATACCCAT is a window of Synechocystis sp. PCC 7338 DNA encoding:
- a CDS encoding spore maturation protein, which encodes MLESVADIFNTGAKYVIPFLLCGIPFYGLVVKKVKVYEVFVDGAQEGFTIAVRIIPFLVAMLVAIAMFRASGMLDLLLTVLSPVLSLINFPPDNLLLALMRPLSGSGSFGLFADLVEQHGPDSLTAKTAATMFGSTETTFYVLAVYFGSVGIKKIRYALLAGLMADVVGIFSAVYICQFLFG
- a CDS encoding nucleoside recognition domain-containing protein, producing MLNYIWFAIILLSVVAGTVTGKIDAVTEAAIDSAGTAVELSLGLIGIMALWLGMMKIAEAAGLVELIAKLVRPITLKLFPDVPPDHPAIGSIVLNMSANILGLGNAATPLGLKVMQELEEINPRKDTATDAMCMFLAINTSSVQLILPATVVGLMGTAANDIFFSTILATTCSTVTAIIAAKLLARLKIFALPTNVEPEEEFN
- the malQ gene encoding 4-alpha-glucanotransferase is translated as MLDKRCSGILLHPTSLPSRFGIGDLGDGAFQFIDFLADADQSVWQILPLGPTGFGNSPYLCYSALAINPWLISLDRLAEEGFLPPSLLDQAPPFINPRVDYDQAIAYKSQVLKQAFAQFRTNIGPAIQQEFEEFCQAQSHWLEAYSLFMAIKEAHNGAGWHQWDKDIAWREPEALKVWGDRLKTEVLYHRFLQFLGFRQWQEVKAYANQRHIAIFGDLPIYVAHDSADVWANPENFCLDLETGEAAMMAGVPPDYFSATGQLWGNPVYDWETLKTTGFAWWIKRFKANLQYLDIVRIDHFRGFESYWGVPQGEATAENGQWYPAPGKEFFQALGKALGNDLPIVAEDLGVITPEVEALRDEFNFPGMKVLHFAFDSDRGNPFLPFNYSNCNAVVYTGTHDNDTTVGWFEARSEEDQQKVINYLGCVCDEGIHWSMIRLASSSVATLAIFPLQDILGLGNDCRMNLPGTAAGNWGWRYHPDQLNDWLSGHLSFITELYGRRIYHTD
- a CDS encoding VOC family protein — translated: MTLSSGLPIGSLRRVHHIALNVKNMEKSCYFYGHILGLKPLVGEDVPLTLKTMVEQGKVSNFITPDGTVIDLFAAPDLSPPAEDPHQSFTRTDHLAFDIAPAQFDQAIAVLEAHGVAIASGPVTRPTGRGIYFYDPDGFQVEIRCDPMAL
- the thiL gene encoding thiamine-phosphate kinase; its protein translation is MGGYAKFLPPTSTFPLPLSQSFPPDRSIPLQPEQTIGELGEQALLAQLQKFSPAEITGDDAAVFDLLNSDSLVISTDMLVENVHFSEQTTSAFDIGWRGTAANLSDLAAMGATPTGITVALALPPSTTLAWILAVYKGLTACLEPWQTPILGGDVSRSPLKTISITVLGQVPQGKALYRHQAKVGDWLIATGDHGASRAGLACLLHTHGEELLTTEQRNLWQRAHQRPQPRLDLVPSLLSLETTIGAMDSSDGLADAVLQICRASQLGAELWAEKLPIPEGLTAWVGLETAREWTLYGGEDFELILALPPLAAQKWLAAIASLDLLPDRRPRIIGKIVTGTEVFLTSGNGVKEKLSLQEGFQHFHA